From one Miscanthus floridulus cultivar M001 unplaced genomic scaffold, ASM1932011v1 os_2158_1_2, whole genome shotgun sequence genomic stretch:
- the LOC136534669 gene encoding E3 ubiquitin-protein ligase Os04g0590900-like, with protein MAAVASSSPPATIAGPQPTWVPYEPTRDCSQGLCSMYCRQWCYFIFPPPPPAFDIAGPGGGDDSSGPTFSPLVIAIIGVLASAFLLVSYYTIISKYCGTFSSLRNMLFGPRRGRGRGGDGGGGGDSRSQEPWGAVPSDGLDETLINKITVCKYKRGDGFVDSTDCSVCLGEFRDGESLRLLPKCSHAFHLPCIDTWLKSHSNCPLCRCNIAFVTVGVVSPEPDRRGAPREDRDRRDSNPELILTVDDSSEPVRGVPQSQNQNVVSGNGGDGQERPAPKDCPGRSEEASGIAEIKEDCALPVRAWSSLSDTHREGRMSIADVLQASMEDELMMARESGLLSGSSGRCHGEHSKDCGGRSGRAIPDAAKRLPSVGRSCFSSRSGRGKDSILPM; from the coding sequence ATGGCGGCAGTGGCGTCGTCTTCTCCTCCTGCAACAATTGCTGGGCCGCAGCCGACGTGGGTGCCCTATGAGCCAACCAGGGACTGCTCCCAGGGCCTCTGCAGTATGTACTGCCGGCAGTGGTGCTACTTCATCTtcccgcccccgccgccggccTTCGACATCGCCggccccggcggcggcgacgactccTCCGGCCCCACCTTCTCGCCCCTCGTCATCGCCATCATCGGCGTGCTCGCCagcgccttcctcctcgtcagctACTACACCATCATCTCCAAGTACTGCGGCACCTTCAGCTCCCTGCGGAACATGCTCTTCGGTCCCCGCAGGggccgcggccgtggcggcgacggcggcggcggcggcgattcgCGGAGTCAGGAGCCGTGGGGCGCCGTGCCGTCGGACGGGCTGGACGAGACCCTGATCAACAAGATCACGGTGTGCAAGTACAAGCGCGGCGACGGGTTCGTGGACAGCACCGACTGCTCCGTCTGCCTCGGCGAGTTCCGGGACGGCGAGAGCCTCCGGCTGCTGCCCAAGTGCAGCCACGCCTTCCACCTGCCGTGCATCGACACGTGGCTCAAGTCGCACTCCAACTGCCCGCTCTGCCGCTGTAACATCGCCTTCGTCACCGTCGGGGTGGTGTCACCGGAGCCGGACCGCCGTGGCGCCCCGCGGGAGGACCGCGACCGGAGAGACAGCAACCCCGAGCTGATCCTAACGGTCGACGACTCCTCGGAGCCCGTGCGTGGCGTACCGCAGAGTCAGAATCAGAATGTGGTCAGCGGCAACGGCGGTGACGGCCAGGAGCGACCGGCGCCGAAGGATTGTCCGGGGAGATCAGAGGAGGCCAGCGGCATTGCCGAGATAAAGGAGGACTGCGCGCTGCCGGTGAGGGCGTGGTCGTCGCTGTCCGACACGCACCGCGAGGGCCGCATGTCCATCGCCGACGTGCTGCAGGCCAGCATGGAGGACGAGCTGATGATGGCCCGGGAGAGCGGCCTCCTGTCAGGCTCGTCGGGACGGTGCCACGGGGAGCACAGCAAGGACTGCGGCGGCCGCAGCGGCCGCGCAATACCGGATGCAGCGAAGCGATTGCCGTCTGTTGGAAGGTCGTGCTTCAGCAGCAGGAGTGGCAGGGGAAAGGATTCGATTCTTCCTATGTGA